Proteins from a single region of Paenibacillus sp. BIHB 4019:
- a CDS encoding GNAT family protein, which produces MFKSIIDQDSYLSFLENRHAEQLFELIDNSRDSISEWLDFPNHTHEINDTRKFIERTLSSFAANNGYWVGIWHKGKLAGSIGYLYFDWHSKKTEIGYWLSQDFEGLGLATKACSLFMKHAFEELKLNKVEICMATSNIRSRAVPERLGFKEEGTVRCFEFLNGKYLDRVTYGMIGEEWSGSTKD; this is translated from the coding sequence ATGTTCAAATCAATTATAGATCAGGATTCCTACCTTTCATTTTTAGAAAATCGACATGCTGAACAATTGTTTGAGTTAATTGATAATAGTCGAGACAGCATTAGCGAATGGCTTGATTTTCCCAATCATACACACGAGATAAATGATACAAGGAAATTTATTGAACGAACATTAAGTTCATTTGCAGCTAATAACGGCTACTGGGTTGGAATTTGGCACAAAGGAAAACTCGCAGGATCAATTGGTTATTTATATTTTGATTGGCATAGCAAGAAGACGGAAATCGGATATTGGTTATCGCAAGATTTTGAAGGGTTAGGTTTAGCTACTAAGGCGTGTTCGTTATTTATGAAGCATGCTTTTGAAGAGCTTAAATTAAACAAAGTAGAAATTTGCATGGCTACCAGCAATATTAGGAGCAGAGCCGTTCCAGAGCGTCTAGGGTTTAAGGAAGAAGGAACCGTTCGATGCTTCGAATTTTTAAACGGCAAATATTTAGATCGAGTAACTTATGGAATGATTGGGGAAGAGTGGAGTGGAAGTACCAAAGACTAA
- a CDS encoding glycoside hydrolase family 125 protein has protein sequence MTLPKSITAFLEEADKRLAHHPKLQQLFRNTFPNTLETTTKLLDDGTTFVFTGDIPAMWLRDSTEQVRHYIPFAKNDEQLQRIIGGLIARQIFYINIDPYTNAFNETANDRHYRDSDDCNLNPWMWERKYELDSLCFPVQLMYSYWKEAGQTDIFTNECYQALTSIVEVMITEQRHHERSNYHFIRQTKQETETLPNEGRGMPANYTGMTWSGFRPSDDANVFAYNIPSNMFAVVVLGHIIEIATEIYKDERLAERAEKLRREIDFGIRHYGIVNHPTHGSIYAYETDGFGNYCLMDDAGTPGLISIPYIGYVGTDDPVYQNTRRFALSFDNPFYFEGKHAKGIGSPHTPGGYVWHMALSMQALTSDNEEEIKELIQVLIDTDADTGFMHEGFHPDNPADFSREWFAWSNSLFATLIVKAMDKNII, from the coding sequence ATGACACTGCCAAAATCGATTACAGCTTTTCTGGAGGAAGCCGACAAGCGTCTGGCCCATCATCCTAAGCTGCAGCAATTATTCCGTAATACGTTCCCTAACACCTTGGAAACGACAACCAAACTATTGGATGACGGTACGACATTCGTATTCACCGGCGACATCCCGGCCATGTGGCTGCGCGATTCTACTGAGCAGGTACGCCACTATATTCCGTTTGCCAAAAACGACGAGCAGCTGCAGCGCATCATCGGCGGGCTGATTGCCAGACAAATCTTCTATATCAATATTGATCCGTACACCAATGCTTTTAATGAAACAGCTAACGATCGCCATTATCGCGACAGCGACGACTGTAATTTAAATCCATGGATGTGGGAGCGCAAATACGAGCTGGACTCGCTTTGTTTTCCCGTTCAGTTGATGTACTCCTATTGGAAGGAAGCTGGACAAACCGACATTTTCACCAATGAATGCTATCAGGCCCTCACCTCTATCGTTGAAGTCATGATCACCGAGCAGCGCCATCATGAGCGTTCCAACTATCATTTCATCAGGCAGACCAAGCAAGAAACCGAAACGCTGCCGAACGAAGGGCGTGGAATGCCTGCTAATTACACGGGAATGACCTGGTCGGGCTTTCGCCCAAGCGATGATGCCAATGTGTTTGCCTATAACATCCCTTCGAATATGTTCGCTGTCGTTGTGCTGGGCCATATTATCGAAATTGCAACCGAGATTTATAAGGATGAGCGTCTGGCAGAGCGGGCGGAAAAACTGCGCAGAGAGATCGATTTTGGCATCCGCCATTACGGTATCGTGAACCACCCCACTCATGGTTCTATCTACGCGTATGAAACGGATGGCTTCGGCAATTATTGCCTGATGGATGACGCGGGGACACCGGGACTGATTTCCATCCCTTATATCGGTTATGTAGGCACGGACGATCCTGTTTATCAAAATACGCGCCGCTTTGCCCTCAGCTTCGACAATCCGTTTTATTTTGAAGGCAAGCATGCCAAAGGCATAGGCAGTCCCCATACTCCTGGCGGCTATGTATGGCATATGGCTCTCTCGATGCAGGCTCTGACCTCCGATAATGAAGAGGAAATTAAAGAACTGATTCAGGTGCTGATCGATACGGATGCAGATACAGGCTTTATGCACGAGGGCTTCCACCCGGATAATCCGGCAGACTTTTCCCGCGAATGGTTCGCCTGGTCGAACAGCTTGTTCGCAACCTTGATCGTCAAGGCGATGGATAAAAATATTATTTAA
- a CDS encoding ABC transporter permease subunit, whose translation MNGKAQQAIRPPSLRPSSGIAKRMKQNWELYLFIFPAFVYFAVFHYAPMYGIQIAFKNFIPSKGIFGSEWVGFQHFERFFNSHYFWDLLWNTLSISFYELAIGFPLPIILALAFNEIRNGYFKKSVQTITYAPHFISIVVMTGMIISFLSPTSGMLIRGLEALGIDAPQFLNDPAWFKTVYVISGVWQNTGWGTIIYLAALSAVDPQLHEAAIVDGASRFKRLLHINLPTIIPTITILLILNTGNILGVGYEKILLLQNSLNLESSDVISTFVYRSGLVSAQYSFSTAVGLFNSIVNALMLITVNQIAKRTSATSLW comes from the coding sequence ATGAACGGTAAAGCACAGCAGGCTATACGGCCGCCTTCACTGCGACCATCAAGCGGGATCGCCAAGCGAATGAAGCAAAACTGGGAGTTGTACTTATTTATATTTCCCGCGTTTGTTTATTTTGCGGTATTCCACTATGCACCGATGTACGGAATTCAAATTGCCTTCAAAAATTTTATTCCGTCCAAAGGTATTTTCGGCAGTGAGTGGGTCGGCTTTCAGCATTTTGAACGTTTCTTTAATTCGCATTATTTTTGGGATTTGCTCTGGAATACGCTCAGTATCAGTTTCTATGAGCTGGCCATCGGATTTCCGCTGCCAATCATTTTGGCATTGGCGTTCAATGAAATCCGCAACGGCTATTTCAAGAAAAGTGTGCAAACGATTACTTACGCGCCACATTTTATATCTATCGTAGTCATGACCGGGATGATTATTTCATTTCTATCCCCGACGAGCGGCATGCTTATCCGCGGACTTGAGGCACTTGGCATCGATGCGCCGCAGTTTCTAAATGATCCTGCTTGGTTTAAGACGGTCTATGTCATTTCCGGCGTCTGGCAAAATACAGGCTGGGGAACGATCATTTATTTGGCGGCGCTGTCAGCAGTTGATCCGCAGCTACATGAAGCGGCCATTGTCGATGGAGCAAGCCGGTTCAAAAGGCTGCTGCACATTAACCTGCCAACCATTATCCCGACCATTACGATTTTGCTGATATTGAATACCGGCAATATTTTGGGCGTTGGCTACGAGAAAATTTTATTGCTGCAAAACTCATTGAATCTGGAAAGCTCGGATGTCATTTCGACCTTCGTTTATCGGTCAGGTCTCGTAAGCGCACAATACAGCTTCTCCACTGCCGTAGGGTTGTTCAATTCAATTGTGAATGCCCTCATGCTGATTACAGTGAACCAAATTGCCAAACGTACGAGTGCAACAAGCTTATGGTAA
- a CDS encoding carbohydrate ABC transporter permease — protein MVKSMRESTSDRLFLAANYIYLALALIVVLYPLIYIVSASISTPKFVNSGEMWLLPKGLTLDGYKLVFSNPKIWNGYGNTIVYTVVGTLLNLAITLPAAYALSRSDFVGRNFFMAMFLITMFFNGGLIPLYLTVKNLGLINSMGALILPVAASVWNIIVARTFFHSTIPKELQEAAHMDGCTNLRLFFQIVLPLSAPIIAVMALFYGVGHWNSYFPALIYLNDEMKYPLQMVLRQILVLQEMSAETTGAAISGDIAQAMNNKAEIASLVKYSVIIVSTLPVVALYPFLQRYFVQGVMIGSVKG, from the coding sequence ATGGTGAAGTCAATGAGGGAATCCACCTCGGACAGGCTGTTTCTGGCAGCAAACTATATTTATTTGGCCCTTGCGCTCATTGTTGTGCTGTATCCGCTTATCTATATCGTCAGCGCTTCCATCAGTACGCCAAAGTTCGTTAATTCGGGGGAAATGTGGCTGCTGCCTAAAGGTCTGACGCTGGATGGCTATAAGCTTGTTTTTTCGAATCCAAAAATATGGAACGGCTATGGCAACACCATTGTCTATACGGTAGTCGGGACATTGCTGAACTTGGCAATTACATTGCCGGCAGCCTATGCCCTGAGCCGCTCCGACTTTGTTGGCCGCAACTTTTTTATGGCGATGTTTCTCATTACGATGTTTTTTAATGGCGGCTTAATTCCGCTCTATCTGACAGTCAAAAATCTGGGGCTGATCAATTCAATGGGGGCGTTGATTTTGCCTGTTGCCGCCTCCGTATGGAATATCATTGTCGCCAGAACCTTCTTCCACTCCACGATTCCGAAGGAGCTGCAGGAGGCTGCGCATATGGATGGCTGTACCAATCTGCGGCTGTTTTTCCAAATCGTGCTGCCGCTGTCCGCTCCGATAATTGCCGTTATGGCCTTGTTCTATGGCGTCGGTCACTGGAACAGCTATTTTCCGGCGCTTATTTATCTGAATGACGAAATGAAATATCCTCTGCAAATGGTGCTGCGCCAAATACTGGTGCTGCAGGAGATGTCGGCGGAAACGACCGGAGCAGCCATCAGCGGCGATATTGCCCAGGCAATGAACAACAAAGCTGAAATTGCCTCCTTGGTCAAATATTCCGTTATTATCGTTTCGACTTTGCCGGTTGTCGCTTTGTATCCGTTTTTGCAGCGCTATTTCGTTCAAGGGGTCATGATTGGCTCCGTCAAAGGTTAG
- a CDS encoding extracellular solute-binding protein has product MQKMKRGASVLLSAALAAGLLAGCGTSNEKQQTEVETEVAKEGFPIVNEQISLTLTAPDVGIQNWKDMAVLQEMEKLTNIKMEFNNAPKESFDTKKNLIFSSGEYPDVFYAAGLTPAEQMNYGEQEILVPLEDLIENYAPNFKKVLEDYPEVRKSITAPDGHIYSMPVIEFNQPWYRNPLWYNGDFLKALGYDKLPETTEELYTFLKRVKEEDPNKNGKADEVPLSSVNLRDIRTWLLGAYGIYEEEIFVDDSDVVHYTPIEDGYKEYLIFLNRLWAEDLLDHETFSQTAEQKKAKAQNNQVALFSDWHAYMTLGGEPSTEDPMFLPVKSDMVDKAVIAKSKGVTTGAFAISKTNAHPEASMRWVDYIYSYDGALMFNKGPEGVLWEYTDRDKLIKKYLPVPGGGDREDYRATLTPNYGIPAPTISIPEIQLGLTTEFDEWVANESKTKLLDNGSRIPYPTLFLTAEEQAEVTTLTSDLTTYVRQMEAKFITGADTFDNWDKYIATVTKMGGDRMSQIYQGAYDRWKQS; this is encoded by the coding sequence ATGCAGAAGATGAAGAGAGGCGCGTCGGTGCTGCTATCTGCCGCTCTGGCGGCAGGCTTGCTGGCAGGCTGCGGAACATCGAATGAGAAGCAGCAGACAGAGGTTGAAACAGAGGTAGCCAAGGAAGGATTTCCAATTGTAAACGAGCAGATTTCGCTAACGCTGACAGCGCCTGATGTCGGTATTCAGAATTGGAAGGATATGGCCGTGCTTCAGGAGATGGAGAAGCTCACGAACATTAAGATGGAATTTAACAATGCGCCGAAGGAAAGCTTCGATACGAAGAAAAACCTTATTTTCTCCAGCGGCGAATATCCAGATGTGTTTTATGCTGCGGGGCTTACTCCTGCCGAGCAGATGAATTACGGCGAGCAGGAAATTTTGGTTCCGCTTGAGGACTTGATTGAAAACTATGCTCCCAACTTCAAAAAAGTGCTGGAGGATTATCCAGAGGTGCGCAAGTCCATTACAGCTCCAGACGGTCATATTTACTCCATGCCGGTTATCGAGTTCAATCAGCCATGGTACCGCAATCCGCTATGGTACAACGGCGATTTTCTGAAAGCGCTCGGCTATGATAAATTGCCGGAAACAACAGAGGAGCTGTATACGTTCCTCAAACGCGTAAAGGAAGAGGACCCGAACAAAAACGGAAAAGCCGACGAGGTGCCATTGTCCTCTGTCAATCTGCGCGATATTCGCACCTGGCTGCTTGGCGCCTATGGCATTTATGAGGAAGAAATTTTTGTAGACGACAGCGATGTCGTTCATTACACGCCGATTGAGGATGGCTATAAGGAGTATCTAATCTTCCTGAATCGTCTGTGGGCGGAGGATTTGCTTGATCATGAGACGTTCTCGCAGACGGCGGAGCAGAAAAAAGCAAAAGCCCAAAATAATCAGGTCGCGCTGTTCTCTGATTGGCATGCCTATATGACTTTGGGCGGCGAACCGAGCACGGAAGACCCGATGTTCCTGCCAGTCAAGAGCGATATGGTGGACAAGGCAGTCATTGCCAAGAGCAAGGGTGTAACGACAGGAGCTTTTGCCATTTCCAAAACGAATGCTCACCCTGAAGCTTCCATGCGCTGGGTGGACTACATTTATAGCTATGATGGCGCATTGATGTTCAATAAAGGGCCAGAGGGCGTTTTGTGGGAGTATACCGATCGCGACAAGCTGATCAAGAAATATTTGCCGGTTCCGGGCGGCGGAGACCGTGAAGATTACCGGGCAACGCTGACGCCAAACTACGGCATTCCAGCGCCGACCATTTCGATTCCAGAAATTCAGCTGGGGTTGACTACGGAATTTGATGAGTGGGTAGCGAACGAATCCAAGACCAAGCTATTGGACAATGGCTCGCGAATTCCATACCCGACGCTGTTCCTGACAGCAGAGGAACAGGCGGAGGTAACGACGCTGACCTCGGATTTGACAACGTATGTACGCCAAATGGAGGCGAAGTTTATTACGGGCGCCGATACGTTCGACAATTGGGACAAATACATCGCCACTGTAACCAAAATGGGCGGCGATCGCATGAGCCAAATCTATCAGGGCGCTTATGACAGATGGAAGCAAAGCTAA
- a CDS encoding glycoside hydrolase family 3 N-terminal domain-containing protein, producing the protein MTIPEKIGQLIQPFGWKCYEKQEDGSIRLTDEFKEQLRQGAVGSLYGVLRADPWTEVTLATGLSPEQGARAINEIQEYAMQHSRLGIPVLFGEECSHGHMAIGATVFPVPILLGCSWNIELYKEMCRAVAVETRSQGGAVTYSPVLDVVRDPRWGRTEECFGEDPYLIAEFAVAAVEGLQGEDLADENSLLATLKHFAGYGSTEGGRNAQPAHMGLRELHEVDLLPFRKAVEAGARSIMTAYNEIDGIPCTSSPYLLNEVLRQEWGFDGFVITDCGALGMLVNGHNVAASGEEAVKLALESGTDMEMSGEMFNKHLLSAIEQGLLNEETLDKAVLRVLSLKFELGLFDRPTVDPVKASQVIGSLEHKQLARKIAAEGIVLLKNERQTLPLNKNIGKVAVIGPNANAPYNQLGDYTSPQEEGQIATLLDGVRAALGGDRERVLYAPGCRIKEEAREGFATAIDCARQADTIIVAIGGSSARDFGEGTIDLVTGAAVVTDNAQSEMECGEGIDRMTLNLLGSQLELVKELRKLDKPLIVVYINGRPIVEPWIVEHADAIVEAWYPGQEGGHALADILFGDVNPSGKLTVSIPRHVGQLPVYYYKRRTRGKRYLEMDFEAQYPFGYGLSYTSFEYSQLRIEDAGADEEGYAAAVVDVRNSGQMAGQEVVQLYITDHAASVTRPQKLLKGFRKIWLEPGESKQVRFVIGREQLEFVGQQLQRVVEAGDFTIMIGSSSQHYLEAPLRVSSEAR; encoded by the coding sequence ATGACGATCCCCGAAAAAATCGGCCAATTGATACAGCCCTTTGGCTGGAAATGTTATGAGAAGCAAGAGGATGGAAGCATTCGTCTGACGGACGAGTTCAAGGAGCAGCTGCGGCAAGGAGCGGTTGGTTCGCTGTACGGCGTGCTGCGGGCAGATCCATGGACAGAAGTAACACTTGCCACAGGACTGTCTCCCGAGCAGGGGGCTAGGGCAATCAATGAAATTCAGGAATATGCGATGCAGCATTCCCGCCTCGGAATTCCGGTATTGTTCGGCGAGGAATGCTCGCATGGACATATGGCGATTGGAGCAACGGTATTCCCTGTACCCATTCTGCTTGGATGCTCATGGAATATAGAGCTGTACAAGGAGATGTGCCGTGCAGTTGCTGTGGAAACCCGCAGTCAGGGAGGTGCCGTTACCTACTCTCCGGTGCTTGATGTTGTCCGCGACCCGCGTTGGGGCCGGACAGAGGAATGCTTTGGCGAGGACCCTTATCTGATAGCCGAGTTTGCAGTTGCGGCAGTTGAAGGCTTGCAGGGCGAGGATCTTGCTGACGAGAACAGCCTGCTTGCAACGCTCAAGCATTTTGCAGGTTATGGCAGCACTGAAGGCGGGCGCAATGCGCAGCCGGCGCATATGGGGCTGCGCGAGCTGCATGAGGTGGATTTGCTGCCTTTCCGCAAGGCGGTTGAAGCCGGAGCGCGCTCTATTATGACGGCCTACAACGAGATTGACGGCATTCCATGCACCAGCAGTCCTTATCTGCTGAACGAGGTGCTGCGGCAGGAGTGGGGATTTGACGGCTTCGTCATTACCGATTGCGGTGCGCTGGGGATGCTTGTGAACGGACATAATGTTGCGGCAAGCGGCGAGGAAGCGGTTAAGCTGGCGCTGGAGTCTGGAACGGACATGGAGATGTCTGGGGAAATGTTCAATAAACATTTGCTGAGTGCCATCGAGCAGGGGCTATTGAACGAGGAGACGCTGGACAAAGCGGTTCTGCGAGTGCTGAGCTTAAAGTTTGAGCTGGGATTGTTTGATCGCCCTACGGTTGATCCAGTAAAGGCGTCGCAGGTCATTGGCAGTCTGGAGCATAAGCAGCTGGCTCGCAAAATAGCGGCTGAAGGCATCGTACTGCTGAAAAATGAACGGCAAACGTTGCCGCTGAATAAAAATATCGGCAAGGTTGCGGTAATTGGCCCCAATGCCAATGCTCCATATAATCAGTTGGGGGATTATACGTCTCCCCAGGAGGAAGGCCAAATAGCGACCCTTCTGGACGGTGTGCGGGCTGCGCTGGGTGGAGATAGGGAACGCGTTCTATATGCGCCCGGCTGCCGCATCAAGGAAGAGGCGCGGGAAGGCTTTGCAACGGCTATTGATTGTGCGCGGCAGGCTGATACGATTATTGTTGCGATTGGAGGCTCAAGCGCGAGGGACTTTGGCGAGGGAACCATCGATCTGGTAACGGGAGCGGCTGTTGTAACTGACAATGCTCAAAGCGAAATGGAATGCGGAGAAGGCATCGACAGAATGACGCTGAACCTGCTCGGCTCACAGCTGGAGCTGGTGAAGGAATTGCGCAAGCTGGACAAGCCGCTTATCGTCGTTTATATAAATGGCCGTCCGATTGTCGAGCCGTGGATTGTCGAGCATGCCGATGCCATTGTTGAGGCCTGGTATCCGGGACAAGAGGGCGGGCATGCTCTCGCGGATATTTTGTTTGGGGATGTGAATCCGTCCGGCAAGCTGACAGTGAGCATTCCTAGGCATGTGGGGCAATTGCCCGTCTATTATTACAAGCGCCGTACACGGGGCAAACGTTATTTGGAAATGGATTTTGAAGCGCAATATCCTTTTGGCTATGGTCTTAGCTATACAAGCTTTGAATATTCACAGCTGCGGATCGAGGATGCAGGTGCAGACGAAGAAGGCTATGCCGCGGCTGTAGTGGACGTGCGCAACAGCGGACAAATGGCGGGGCAAGAGGTTGTGCAGTTATATATTACAGATCATGCCGCCTCGGTTACGCGCCCCCAAAAACTGCTCAAGGGCTTCCGCAAAATTTGGCTGGAACCGGGAGAAAGCAAGCAGGTACGCTTCGTTATTGGACGCGAACAGCTGGAATTTGTCGGCCAGCAATTGCAGCGAGTAGTCGAGGCTGGCGATTTTACGATTATGATCGGGTCAAGCAGCCAGCATTATCTGGAGGCGCCGCTGCGCGTCAGCTCGGAGGCGAGATGA